A genome region from Salinigranum halophilum includes the following:
- a CDS encoding Zn-dependent hydrolase, whose translation MQVNQQRLRSDIETNAEFGAVPADEGRGRTVLTGSEADRRAREFFCERLRDAGLTTRIDAVGNIVGRWEPPSADPDADPVAAGSHLDSVPEGGIFDGPLGVYAALESVRAMQDAGIEPVRPVDVVNFTEEEGQRFGGGLIGSAVAVGEMSVDAALAIEDADGIPLGDALADIGFSGDGVVDARSWDAWLELHIEQAEQLTDAGVPAGVVTSIVGLSRCDVEIAGEANHAGSTLMGERSDALAAASEFILDVERASNERAETSATAVGTVGQADVSPNAPNVIAGKTSLTLDIRDVEYASIEQIIDEARASLDRLERERPVETSLEHPWDRPPVEMSERCRDALHAAGETAGLETLDLHSGAGHDTMYLAEVTDAALLFAPSRDGISHNPREWTDWEDCADATRVLAGALASLATE comes from the coding sequence ATGCAAGTCAATCAGCAACGACTCCGCAGTGACATCGAGACGAACGCGGAGTTCGGTGCCGTCCCTGCCGACGAGGGGCGCGGACGGACGGTCCTGACGGGGAGCGAGGCGGACAGGCGAGCGAGAGAGTTCTTCTGCGAGCGACTGCGCGACGCCGGGCTCACGACCCGCATTGACGCGGTGGGCAACATCGTCGGCCGGTGGGAGCCGCCGAGTGCGGACCCCGACGCCGACCCGGTCGCCGCGGGGAGTCACCTCGATTCGGTTCCCGAGGGGGGCATCTTCGACGGTCCCCTCGGCGTCTACGCCGCACTCGAGAGCGTCAGGGCAATGCAGGACGCCGGAATCGAACCGGTTCGCCCGGTCGACGTGGTCAACTTCACCGAAGAGGAAGGACAGCGGTTCGGCGGCGGGCTCATCGGGTCGGCGGTGGCCGTCGGGGAGATGTCCGTCGATGCGGCGCTCGCCATCGAGGACGCCGACGGCATCCCGCTCGGCGACGCCCTGGCCGATATCGGGTTCAGTGGCGACGGAGTCGTCGACGCACGGTCGTGGGACGCGTGGCTCGAACTCCACATCGAACAGGCCGAACAGCTGACGGATGCAGGCGTCCCGGCCGGCGTCGTGACGAGCATCGTCGGGCTCTCTCGGTGCGACGTGGAGATTGCCGGCGAGGCGAACCACGCCGGGTCGACGCTGATGGGAGAGCGGTCAGACGCGCTGGCGGCCGCGAGCGAGTTCATCCTCGACGTCGAACGCGCGTCGAACGAGCGGGCCGAGACGTCGGCGACGGCCGTCGGAACCGTCGGGCAGGCCGACGTCTCGCCGAACGCACCGAACGTCATCGCCGGGAAGACCTCGCTCACCCTCGACATCCGTGACGTCGAGTACGCGTCGATCGAGCAGATCATCGACGAGGCCCGGGCGAGTCTCGACCGCCTCGAACGGGAACGACCGGTCGAGACCTCGCTCGAACACCCCTGGGACCGACCGCCAGTCGAGATGAGCGAACGCTGTCGAGACGCACTGCACGCGGCGGGCGAGACGGCGGGGCTCGAGACGCTCGACCTGCACTCGGGTGCTGGCCACGACACGATGTACCTCGCGGAGGTGACCGACGCCGCGCTCCTCTTCGCCCCGTCGCGGGACGGAATCTCGCACAACCCCCGCGAGTGGACCGACTGGGAAGACTGCGCCGACGCGACGCGCGTGCTCGCCGGAGCACTCGCCTCGCTCGCGACCGAGTAG
- a CDS encoding IclR family transcriptional regulator translates to MPDERPTGSPRTLKTVSRAFDVVRALEELDGAGVTELAAHLDLSKSVVYSYLSTLRAEKYVVKEDGTYRLSLQFLLVGEYVRNQSTLYRIGKPELEKLAERTGEFAHLATEQHGLGVNLYKVSGDKAVGSEYQVNKLQRADYLHFSATGKSILAHLPRERVDWIVDRYGLPGKTDATITDRESLAEELELIRDRGYSLNDEEEIKGLQAVGAPVRNRHGRVLGSISVSGPVRRMREPEYHETLVESVVNTANVIEVNVNMEESDDEFPTFS, encoded by the coding sequence ATGCCGGACGAACGCCCGACTGGTTCGCCGCGGACCCTGAAGACGGTGTCTCGCGCGTTCGACGTCGTACGAGCGCTCGAGGAGCTAGACGGGGCGGGTGTCACCGAACTCGCCGCACACCTCGACCTCTCGAAGAGCGTGGTCTACTCGTATCTGAGCACGCTTCGAGCGGAGAAGTACGTCGTCAAAGAAGACGGGACCTACCGCCTCTCGCTCCAGTTCCTCCTCGTCGGTGAGTACGTTCGGAATCAGAGCACACTCTATCGCATCGGCAAGCCAGAGCTAGAGAAACTCGCCGAGCGGACCGGAGAGTTCGCCCACCTCGCGACCGAACAGCACGGCCTCGGAGTCAACCTCTACAAGGTGAGCGGCGACAAGGCCGTCGGGAGCGAGTACCAGGTCAACAAGCTCCAGCGAGCGGACTACCTCCACTTCTCGGCCACCGGCAAGAGCATCCTGGCACACCTGCCGAGAGAGCGTGTCGACTGGATCGTCGACCGCTACGGCCTCCCCGGAAAGACGGACGCGACGATCACCGACCGCGAGTCGCTCGCGGAGGAACTCGAACTGATACGCGACCGGGGGTACTCCCTGAACGACGAGGAAGAGATAAAGGGACTCCAGGCGGTCGGAGCCCCGGTCAGAAACCGCCACGGCCGCGTCCTCGGCTCGATAAGCGTCTCCGGACCGGTTCGACGAATGCGCGAGCCGGAGTACCACGAGACTCTCGTCGAGAGCGTCGTCAACACGGCGAACGTCATCGAGGTGAACGTGAACATGGAGGAGTCCGACGACGAGTTCCCAACGTTCAGCTGA
- a CDS encoding ABC transporter substrate-binding protein, giving the protein MQESSKNASSADDSSGTRRLRRLDRRTFLSAAGATGAAALAGCTGNSSGDSSGEGSGDSAGDSSGEGGSGTATASTANAKVGGTLQWGGAVPVQGLDPHIDTSAASKRVLENIYEEVVRLQDDYSIEPHLATSFEQSDDNTLLTFELREGVTFHNGKEMTSADVLATYERVQNGDYLATGFFDNVEELRAPDDYTFEIQLTQPFAPFLAKMATAELAVMPAENAEQDMVEEPIGTGPYQFESREIETSFTMTRYEDYWGASDEDGPFIDTIVKSEIPDPSVRLQSFLAGEYDFINGIAPKDVSRVESAPDVRFDSQFPKSLVYLGLNCDEAPFDNKDVRLALDYAIDKEKVAEAALYGTGQTTASPAAPGSPWVNPDISPRERDLEMAQEHLDAAGMSDGFSATFKIPQSYPTQVQAAEVIADDVSDAGIDLQIQQITWSSWLSDVYTDRNFQATTSSYLALWYPDVSFYKFLHPNGAFFFTGWENEEYNSLVEEARTIYDEDQRADLYHQATEILHEERAGHLLLWWQPSLYGAASAYKGDIGAPDGSTLQFWNNWLDR; this is encoded by the coding sequence ATGCAAGAGAGTAGCAAAAACGCCAGCTCTGCAGACGACTCCTCGGGGACGCGTCGGTTACGGCGGCTCGACAGACGGACGTTCCTGAGCGCGGCGGGGGCGACGGGCGCGGCCGCCCTCGCCGGCTGTACGGGCAACTCCTCGGGTGACTCGTCGGGTGAGGGCTCCGGCGACTCCGCGGGCGATTCGTCCGGTGAGGGGGGCTCCGGAACGGCGACGGCGTCGACGGCGAACGCGAAGGTCGGCGGCACGCTCCAGTGGGGCGGTGCAGTCCCCGTCCAGGGGCTCGACCCTCACATCGACACGTCCGCCGCCTCCAAGCGCGTCCTCGAGAACATCTACGAGGAGGTCGTCCGCCTGCAGGACGACTACTCCATCGAACCGCACCTCGCGACCTCGTTCGAGCAGTCCGACGACAACACGCTGTTGACGTTCGAACTCCGCGAGGGCGTCACCTTCCACAACGGCAAGGAGATGACCTCCGCCGACGTGCTGGCGACGTACGAGCGCGTCCAGAACGGCGACTACCTCGCGACGGGCTTCTTCGACAACGTCGAGGAACTCCGTGCCCCGGACGACTACACGTTCGAGATTCAACTCACCCAGCCGTTCGCACCGTTCCTCGCGAAGATGGCGACGGCCGAACTCGCGGTCATGCCGGCGGAGAACGCCGAGCAGGACATGGTCGAAGAGCCCATCGGGACCGGCCCCTACCAGTTCGAGAGCCGCGAGATCGAGACCTCGTTCACCATGACCCGGTACGAGGACTACTGGGGCGCGAGCGACGAGGACGGCCCCTTCATCGACACCATCGTCAAGAGCGAGATTCCGGACCCGAGCGTCCGCCTGCAGTCGTTCCTCGCCGGTGAGTACGACTTCATCAACGGCATCGCGCCGAAGGACGTCTCGCGCGTCGAGAGCGCCCCGGACGTCCGCTTCGACTCGCAGTTCCCCAAGTCGCTCGTCTATCTCGGGCTGAACTGTGACGAGGCTCCCTTCGACAACAAGGACGTCCGCCTCGCGCTCGACTACGCCATCGACAAGGAGAAGGTGGCCGAGGCCGCCCTCTACGGGACCGGCCAGACGACGGCGTCGCCGGCCGCGCCCGGCAGCCCCTGGGTCAACCCGGATATCAGCCCGCGCGAGCGCGACCTGGAGATGGCACAGGAGCACCTCGACGCCGCGGGGATGTCCGACGGCTTCTCGGCGACGTTCAAGATTCCCCAGTCGTACCCGACGCAGGTCCAGGCCGCGGAGGTCATCGCCGACGACGTCTCCGACGCCGGCATCGACCTGCAGATCCAGCAGATAACGTGGAGTTCGTGGCTCTCGGACGTCTACACCGACCGGAACTTCCAGGCGACGACGAGTTCGTACCTCGCGCTCTGGTACCCCGACGTGTCGTTCTACAAGTTCCTCCACCCCAACGGGGCCTTCTTCTTCACCGGCTGGGAGAACGAGGAGTACAACTCCCTCGTCGAGGAGGCTCGAACCATCTACGACGAGGACCAGCGCGCGGACCTGTACCACCAGGCGACGGAGATCCTCCACGAGGAGCGCGCGGGTCACCTGCTACTGTGGTGGCAGCCGAGCCTCTACGGGGCGGCGTCGGCCTACAAGGGCGACATCGGCGCACCCGACGGCTCGACGCTCCAGTTCTGGAACAACTGGCTCGACCGCTGA
- a CDS encoding class I SAM-dependent methyltransferase, which yields MPKTEPFERHTDRYEAWFDAHEDAYQSELAALRRLLPAPGYGLEIGVGSARFAAPLGMEVGLDPAEEMLRHARDRGIDVVRGLAEFLPFADAAFDTALIVTTICFVDDIHETLAEAERILAPDGSLVIGYIDKNSPVGRVYQATKEENPFYREAEFVSTEQLVDALEVVGFDDFEFVQTIYHPLDEVDGPEPIHAGYGDGSFVGIKATR from the coding sequence ATGCCGAAGACCGAACCGTTCGAGAGACACACCGACCGGTACGAAGCGTGGTTCGACGCCCACGAGGACGCCTATCAGTCCGAACTGGCGGCGCTGCGTCGCCTCCTCCCTGCGCCGGGCTACGGTCTCGAAATCGGGGTCGGGAGCGCGCGATTCGCCGCACCGCTCGGGATGGAGGTCGGACTCGACCCGGCCGAGGAGATGCTCCGCCACGCCCGCGACCGGGGAATCGACGTGGTCAGAGGCCTCGCCGAGTTCCTGCCGTTCGCCGACGCGGCGTTCGATACGGCCCTGATCGTGACGACAATCTGTTTCGTCGACGACATCCACGAGACGCTGGCCGAGGCCGAGCGTATCCTCGCCCCCGACGGGAGCCTCGTCATCGGCTACATCGACAAGAACAGCCCCGTCGGGCGAGTCTACCAGGCGACCAAGGAGGAGAACCCGTTCTACCGCGAGGCGGAGTTCGTCTCGACCGAGCAACTCGTCGACGCGCTCGAAGTCGTCGGGTTCGACGATTTCGAGTTCGTCCAGACCATCTACCACCCGCTAGACGAGGTCGACGGACCGGAACCGATCCACGCGGGATACGGCGACGGCTCCTTCGTCGGCATCAAAGCCACCCGCTAG
- a CDS encoding rubrerythrin-like domain-containing protein, giving the protein MRDVETASDEERPYECFECGDIVITDTNPVSCPNCHGPMRNRQMPLE; this is encoded by the coding sequence ATGAGAGACGTCGAAACTGCGTCCGACGAGGAACGGCCGTACGAGTGCTTCGAGTGTGGCGACATCGTCATCACCGACACCAACCCGGTGAGCTGTCCGAACTGTCACGGACCGATGCGAAACCGACAGATGCCACTCGAATAA
- a CDS encoding DUF1028 domain-containing protein: protein MRRESLRHVPGTFSIAARDPDANVFGAAVTTGTVSVGATCPYVSEAAAVVTQAFTKTDHGRAGVERAAAGERVDDALSAVLDDDEHAAYRQVHGVGFDSEFAFTGEECTEWCGHRIGDDHTVAGNILTGPDVLDATVEAYESTDGDMANRLVSALEAGEAAGGDERGELSAALLIHAPEPEFYHNLRVDLSERPVDDLRTLLEEARRAQEQLVAETEGAETDYPPSVFDFGVKY from the coding sequence ATGCGACGAGAGTCACTCCGGCACGTCCCGGGAACGTTCTCCATCGCGGCACGGGACCCCGACGCGAACGTCTTCGGCGCGGCGGTGACCACCGGCACGGTGTCGGTCGGCGCGACCTGTCCGTACGTGAGCGAGGCGGCGGCCGTCGTCACGCAGGCGTTCACGAAGACCGACCACGGACGGGCGGGCGTCGAGCGCGCCGCGGCGGGCGAGCGGGTCGACGACGCCCTCTCGGCGGTGCTCGACGACGACGAACACGCCGCGTATCGGCAGGTCCACGGCGTCGGCTTCGACAGCGAGTTCGCGTTCACGGGCGAGGAGTGTACCGAGTGGTGCGGCCACCGCATCGGCGACGACCACACGGTCGCCGGCAACATCCTCACGGGGCCCGACGTCCTCGACGCCACGGTGGAGGCGTACGAATCGACGGACGGCGACATGGCTAATCGACTCGTGAGCGCGCTCGAGGCGGGCGAGGCAGCGGGCGGCGACGAGCGCGGCGAACTGAGCGCCGCCCTCCTCATCCACGCGCCGGAGCCGGAGTTCTATCACAACCTCCGGGTCGACCTCTCCGAAAGGCCTGTCGACGACCTGCGAACACTCCTGGAAGAAGCGCGTCGCGCACAGGAACAACTCGTTGCGGAGACCGAGGGCGCAGAGACCGACTATCCACCGTCGGTGTTCGACTTCGGCGTGAAGTACTGA
- a CDS encoding dipeptide ABC transporter ATP-binding protein, with translation MSADIDAATTGEADAAPLLDVRNLRTEFRTEDGPIVASNDVSFTLERGETMGLVGESGAGKSVTARSLMRLIDSPGEITGGQVVFDGEDLLQKSEREMRDVRGNRIAMIPQDPMTSLNPVMTVGEQITETVRRHQDVTKGEARQRAVEAMAEVGIPDAKERVDDYPHEFSGGMRQRVLVAIGFSCEPDLIIADEPTTALDVTTQAKILDLLNDLQERRGMAVLMITHNLGVVAQTCDHVGVMYAGNLVETAPLDALFDRPRHPYTRALIDSIPALDTDYDELPTLEGAMPDLGDLPSGCNFAPRCPHATEACRTGGDPTLESTAGSASRAACIHANDLDLSETTAHVTPGSDRDVDRSGDPLFEVRGLKKYFSAGDGILGNVRLSRGDGGFPTLERRYVKAVDDISFDIYPGETVGLVGESGCGKSTVARTALRLLEPTDGEVYFDGQPLHDLGSSAVRSLRREMQIIFQDPQSSLNPRKTVGRIIGRAMEKHDIATGDEKRERVAELLERVGLSAAAAKKYPHEFSGGQQQRVAIAHALAVEPRLIVCDEPVSALDVSVQAQILNLLAEIQADTGIAYLFISHNIGVVRHICDRVAVMYLGKIAEFGTIDQVFSAPFHPYTESLLSAVPHANPNRVTDRILLEGTVPSPIDPPSGCPFQTRCPKKLGDECEVNTPALEDVGDGHEISCLLSVEEMSERESFITPSTEGPAVGDSD, from the coding sequence ATGAGCGCCGACATCGACGCGGCCACGACGGGTGAGGCGGACGCAGCGCCGCTCCTCGACGTCCGGAACCTCCGCACGGAGTTCCGCACCGAAGACGGTCCCATCGTCGCCTCGAACGACGTCTCGTTTACGCTCGAACGCGGCGAGACCATGGGACTCGTCGGTGAGTCCGGTGCCGGCAAGTCCGTCACCGCGCGGTCGCTCATGCGGCTCATCGACTCGCCCGGCGAGATTACGGGCGGCCAGGTCGTCTTCGACGGTGAGGATTTACTACAAAAATCCGAACGCGAGATGCGCGACGTCCGTGGGAACCGCATCGCGATGATCCCCCAGGACCCGATGACGTCGCTCAACCCCGTGATGACCGTCGGCGAACAGATCACTGAGACCGTTCGCCGCCACCAGGACGTGACGAAAGGGGAGGCGAGACAGCGCGCCGTCGAGGCCATGGCGGAGGTGGGCATCCCGGACGCGAAAGAGCGCGTCGACGACTATCCCCACGAGTTCTCCGGCGGGATGCGCCAGCGCGTCCTCGTCGCGATCGGCTTCTCCTGTGAGCCAGACCTCATCATCGCGGACGAACCGACGACGGCACTGGACGTGACGACGCAGGCGAAGATTCTCGACCTGCTCAACGACCTCCAGGAGCGCCGCGGGATGGCCGTCCTCATGATCACGCACAACCTCGGCGTCGTCGCACAGACGTGCGACCACGTGGGTGTGATGTACGCCGGCAACCTGGTCGAGACGGCTCCACTCGACGCGCTGTTCGACCGCCCGCGACACCCCTACACGCGCGCGCTCATCGACTCGATTCCCGCCCTCGACACCGACTACGACGAACTCCCGACGCTCGAGGGGGCGATGCCCGACCTGGGCGACCTCCCGAGCGGCTGTAACTTCGCGCCGCGGTGTCCCCACGCGACGGAGGCGTGTCGGACCGGCGGCGACCCCACGCTCGAATCGACGGCAGGGTCGGCCTCGCGCGCGGCGTGCATCCACGCGAACGACCTCGACCTCTCGGAGACGACGGCACACGTCACTCCCGGGAGTGACCGGGACGTCGACCGCAGCGGCGACCCGCTCTTCGAAGTCCGCGGCCTGAAGAAGTACTTCTCCGCCGGGGACGGCATCCTGGGCAACGTCCGCCTCTCGCGCGGAGACGGCGGCTTCCCGACGCTCGAACGCCGGTACGTCAAAGCCGTCGACGACATCAGCTTCGACATCTACCCCGGTGAGACGGTGGGGCTGGTGGGCGAGTCTGGCTGTGGGAAGTCGACCGTCGCGCGGACCGCCTTACGCCTCCTCGAACCGACCGACGGGGAGGTGTACTTCGACGGCCAGCCGCTGCACGACCTGGGCTCGTCGGCGGTCCGGAGCCTGCGTCGCGAGATGCAGATCATCTTCCAGGACCCGCAGAGCTCCCTCAACCCCCGGAAGACGGTAGGCCGTATCATCGGGCGGGCGATGGAGAAACACGACATCGCCACCGGCGACGAGAAACGCGAACGGGTCGCCGAACTGCTCGAACGCGTCGGCCTCTCGGCGGCGGCCGCGAAGAAGTACCCCCACGAGTTCTCCGGGGGACAGCAACAGCGCGTCGCCATCGCGCACGCCCTCGCGGTCGAACCACGACTCATCGTCTGTGACGAACCGGTGTCGGCGCTGGACGTGAGCGTACAGGCGCAGATCCTCAACCTCCTCGCCGAGATCCAGGCCGACACCGGCATCGCGTACCTGTTCATCTCGCACAACATCGGTGTCGTCCGGCACATCTGCGACCGGGTCGCCGTGATGTACCTCGGCAAGATCGCCGAGTTCGGCACCATCGACCAGGTGTTCTCGGCCCCGTTCCACCCCTACACCGAGAGCTTGCTCTCGGCGGTCCCCCACGCGAACCCGAACCGCGTGACCGACCGTATCCTGCTGGAGGGAACGGTTCCGAGCCCCATCGACCCGCCCTCGGGCTGTCCGTTCCAGACACGGTGTCCGAAGAAACTCGGCGACGAGTGCGAAGTGAACACGCCGGCTCTCGAAGACGTCGGCGACGGACACGAGATTTCGTGTCTGCTCTCCGTCGAGGAGATGAGCGAACGGGAGTCGTTCATCACGCCCTCGACCGAAGGGCCCGCGGTCGGCGACTCGGACTGA
- a CDS encoding ABC transporter permease: MSMYTYVLRRLGFMAVTLFFVTLIAFGVTNILPGDVALLILGPNATQESLEALRAQLGLNRPLYLQYIEWVLGLVQGNMGESLRFSEPVTALIAERLPRSLMLAVAATFVAVCLSVPLGVYAAINQNEAPDVTASMFAFVGISMPIFLWGLVFILLFAVWLNLFPTGGYVSPSEDLVGSLQRLALPAGAMGFALTAYIMRMTRSSMLEVLSEEYINLARAKGMSQRVIVLRHALKNAIIPVITVIAFQFSYAFGGVVVLEEVFFWPGIGRLTLTAIQSRDIPLIQGCIVVVALIYMFSNFAADLLYAYFDPRIRYGGDE, translated from the coding sequence ATGTCGATGTACACCTACGTCCTCCGGCGTCTCGGGTTCATGGCGGTGACGCTGTTCTTCGTGACGCTCATCGCCTTCGGCGTCACCAACATCCTCCCGGGTGACGTCGCGCTCCTCATCCTGGGGCCGAACGCGACACAGGAGTCACTTGAGGCGCTCCGTGCACAGCTCGGGCTCAACCGACCGCTGTATCTACAGTACATCGAGTGGGTCCTCGGTCTCGTCCAGGGCAACATGGGCGAGTCACTACGGTTCAGCGAGCCGGTGACGGCACTCATCGCCGAGCGGCTGCCCCGGTCGCTCATGCTCGCCGTCGCCGCGACGTTCGTCGCCGTGTGTCTGTCGGTCCCGCTCGGTGTCTACGCCGCGATCAACCAGAACGAAGCACCCGACGTCACCGCGTCGATGTTCGCCTTCGTCGGCATCTCGATGCCCATCTTCCTCTGGGGGCTGGTGTTCATCCTGCTGTTCGCCGTCTGGTTGAACCTCTTCCCGACCGGCGGGTACGTCTCGCCCTCGGAGGACCTCGTCGGCTCGCTGCAGCGACTGGCGCTCCCCGCGGGGGCGATGGGTTTCGCACTCACCGCCTACATCATGCGGATGACACGCTCGTCCATGCTGGAGGTGCTGAGCGAGGAGTACATCAACCTCGCTCGCGCCAAAGGGATGAGCCAGCGGGTCATCGTCCTCCGCCACGCGCTGAAGAACGCCATCATCCCGGTCATCACCGTCATCGCGTTCCAGTTCAGCTACGCGTTCGGGGGCGTCGTCGTCCTCGAAGAGGTGTTCTTCTGGCCCGGCATCGGGCGACTGACGCTGACCGCCATCCAGAGCCGTGACATCCCCCTCATCCAGGGGTGCATCGTCGTCGTCGCACTGATATACATGTTCTCGAACTTCGCCGCAGACCTGTTGTACGCGTACTTCGACCCGCGCATCCGCTACGGGGGTGACGAGTGA
- a CDS encoding ABC transporter permease produces the protein MAAEQQSVADRLGLTGPKRERAARFARKFRSNTKAMVGLSLVLLLVLVAVFAPIIAPYPVAETSIEDRTEAPSLEHPFGTDDLGRDIFSRVVMGSRISLYVGFGAISGALVVGAVIGVVAGYSGGIVDEILMRVMDAAMAFPPVLLALTLLVVLGPELSNVVIALAFVYTPYIARVTRSAALAERSEAYVEAAVARGEGDSRIVFSEVLPNCMAPILVQGSLNVSFAILAEASLSFLGLGAQPPRPSWGLMINTGRGFMETAPWMLLFPALAIGIAVVGFNMLGDGLRDVLDPKVEAIE, from the coding sequence ATGGCGGCCGAACAGCAGTCGGTCGCCGACCGCCTCGGGCTCACCGGGCCGAAACGCGAACGGGCGGCCCGCTTCGCCCGCAAGTTCCGGAGTAACACGAAGGCGATGGTCGGGCTGTCGCTCGTGTTGTTGCTCGTGCTTGTCGCGGTGTTCGCGCCGATCATCGCGCCGTACCCCGTCGCCGAGACGAGCATCGAAGACCGCACGGAGGCACCCTCGCTCGAACACCCCTTCGGCACCGACGACCTGGGTCGCGACATCTTCAGCCGCGTCGTCATGGGCAGCCGCATCTCGCTGTACGTCGGGTTCGGTGCCATCTCGGGCGCGCTCGTGGTGGGCGCGGTCATCGGCGTCGTTGCGGGGTACTCGGGCGGTATCGTCGACGAGATCCTGATGCGGGTCATGGACGCCGCGATGGCGTTCCCCCCCGTACTGCTCGCGCTCACGCTGCTCGTCGTTCTCGGCCCCGAGTTGAGTAACGTCGTCATCGCCCTCGCGTTCGTCTACACGCCGTACATCGCCCGGGTGACGCGGAGTGCGGCGCTCGCAGAGCGGAGCGAAGCGTACGTCGAAGCCGCCGTCGCCCGTGGCGAGGGCGACTCCCGGATCGTGTTCAGCGAGGTCCTACCCAACTGCATGGCACCCATCCTGGTTCAAGGGTCGCTCAACGTCTCGTTCGCCATCCTGGCGGAGGCGAGCCTCTCGTTCCTCGGCCTCGGTGCACAGCCGCCGCGGCCGTCGTGGGGGCTCATGATCAACACCGGGCGGGGGTTCATGGAGACGGCTCCGTGGATGCTCCTGTTCCCCGCGCTCGCAATCGGCATCGCCGTCGTCGGCTTCAACATGCTCGGTGACGGGCTCCGTGACGTCCTCGACCCGAAGGTGGAGGCGATCGAATGA
- the gdhB gene encoding glutamate dehydrogenase GdhB gives MASASETSSDPAGDPPDAPTESALETALRQLRAAADHLDIDSNIVERLKHPTKVEEVTVPVERDDGTVEVFTGYRAQHDSVRGPYKGGLRYHPDVTRDECVGLAMWMTWKCAVMDLPFGGAKGGVAVDPKTLSRAEKERLTRRFTQELRTVIGPNQDIPAPDMGTDPQTMAWVMDAYSMQEGETIPGVVTGKPPVVGGSEGRAEAPGRSVAIVTRLACEQYDRRLDETTVAVQGYGSVGANAARLLDDWGATVVAVSDVNGAMYDPDGIETAAVPSHDETPEAVTRGADRVISNDELLTLDVDVLIPAALGNVITKANAEAVAADIVVEGANGPITSTADSLLAARDVAVLPDILANAGGVTVSYFEWLQDINRRAWSLERVNDELEAEMEAAWRAVRAEFERRDVTWREAAYIVALSRIADAHDARGLWP, from the coding sequence ATGGCATCCGCATCCGAGACCAGCTCTGACCCTGCTGGCGACCCGCCGGACGCCCCGACGGAATCGGCGCTCGAGACGGCGCTTCGACAGCTCCGTGCCGCTGCGGACCACCTGGACATCGACTCGAACATCGTCGAACGGCTCAAACACCCGACGAAAGTCGAGGAGGTGACGGTCCCCGTCGAACGCGACGACGGCACGGTCGAGGTGTTCACCGGCTACCGAGCCCAACACGACAGCGTCAGAGGCCCGTACAAGGGTGGGCTCCGGTACCACCCCGACGTGACCCGAGACGAGTGTGTCGGGCTCGCGATGTGGATGACCTGGAAGTGTGCCGTCATGGACCTCCCGTTCGGCGGGGCCAAGGGCGGGGTCGCGGTCGACCCCAAGACGTTGAGTCGGGCGGAAAAAGAGCGGCTCACGCGTCGGTTCACCCAGGAACTGCGCACCGTTATCGGCCCCAACCAGGACATCCCTGCTCCCGACATGGGGACCGACCCCCAGACGATGGCGTGGGTGATGGACGCGTACTCGATGCAAGAGGGCGAGACGATACCCGGTGTCGTCACCGGCAAGCCCCCGGTCGTCGGCGGCAGCGAGGGCCGCGCAGAAGCGCCCGGGCGGAGTGTCGCCATCGTCACGCGACTGGCGTGTGAGCAGTACGACCGACGACTCGACGAGACGACGGTCGCGGTACAGGGCTACGGGAGCGTGGGGGCGAACGCGGCCCGCCTGCTCGACGACTGGGGGGCGACGGTCGTCGCAGTCAGCGACGTGAACGGGGCGATGTACGACCCGGACGGCATCGAGACGGCGGCCGTCCCGTCGCACGACGAAACGCCGGAGGCGGTCACGAGGGGCGCCGACAGGGTCATCTCGAACGACGAACTGCTCACGCTCGACGTCGACGTCCTCATCCCCGCGGCGCTGGGGAACGTGATTACGAAGGCGAACGCAGAGGCCGTCGCCGCGGACATCGTGGTCGAAGGCGCGAACGGCCCGATCACCTCGACCGCCGACTCACTGCTTGCAGCGCGAGACGTCGCGGTCCTCCCCGACATCCTCGCGAACGCCGGGGGCGTCACCGTGAGCTACTTCGAGTGGCTCCAGGACATCAACCGGCGAGCGTGGTCGCTCGAACGGGTGAACGACGAACTCGAAGCCGAGATGGAAGCCGCCTGGCGTGCCGTCCGCGCCGAGTTCGAACGCCGCGACGTCACCTGGCGCGAGGCAGCGTACATCGTCGCGCTGTCTCGCATCGCAGACGCACACGACGCCCGAGGGCTCTGGCCGTAG